Below is a window of Oncorhynchus clarkii lewisi isolate Uvic-CL-2024 chromosome 19, UVic_Ocla_1.0, whole genome shotgun sequence DNA.
GGcattatcctagtcatattatcaacccatgaTTGTTGTTGCACCTTTAGATCTTGCCTCTTTAAAAATGTCTAACTGATATTTCCATCTCTGCCACATTAAACCCGGTGTGCATTTTAGAACAGAGTTTTCCCGCAAATTCCATTTTGGAACATTAGTGTATATCCTACAGCCTTGAGCACATTGCTGCACCTAAAATATGAAGAAATAATAgtctatcaacattttaagctaaacattctgatctgttccatcagccGTATTAATCGATACAGCGTATACCTCCCCTATACTACTTCAACACACACTGTGGGGACtaagaagtgagtatacgcaATGCCCACTGAAAAATAAGTGTGTATACGGCGTATACTTGCATacaccctccactacaccactgcatgcATGCCTGTGCATGCTTGCACTTGTGTGTCTGCCTTTGTAGATGTATGTATGAATGCACCGTTTGACATCTGTTCTCATAGCTTGGACTACTGGTCTGCTCGGCTATCTTAGGAGGCTACCTCTGAGATGTGGTGTATATTGGACAGAGTGAGCTGAGCAGCCTCCTGTGCTGGGTAAGAGTGTCTGGTTCTCAGCCACAACCTCCCGAACACTCCAGTGATCAGCAGTAGGACCACCAGCAGTCCCCCCAGGACAAACGTCTCCACCGAAAGCACACCTCCAGAGTCTGCAGGGCAAGAGACCACAAGTCAGAGATGCAGGGATGTGTTGTTAGGGCACAACGTTAGCAAAACACAGAAGTAggaaaacattttgaaatggaaAACATAAGTAAGCTGTTCAACAttttggaacgttcagatagaaatacagttgaagtcggaagtttacatacaccttagctaaatacatttaaactcagtttcacaattcctgacagttaatcctagtaaaaattccctgtcttaggtcagttaggatcaccactttattttaagaatgtgaaatgtcagaataatagttgagaatgatttatttcagcttttctttttttcatcacattcccagtgggtcagaagtttacatacactcgattagtatttggtagcattgcctttaaattgtttcacttgggtcaaacgtttcgggtagccttccacaagcttcccacaataagttgggtgaattttggcccattcctcctgacagagctggtgtaactgagtcaggtttgtagaccttgctcgcacatgctttttcagttctgttcacaaattttctataggattgaggtcagggctttgtgatggccactccaatatcttgacttcgttgtccttaagcccttttgacacaactttggaagtatgcttggggtcatttcccatttggaagacccaaacttcctgactgatgtcttgagatgttgcttctatatatccacaacattttccttcctcaagatgccatctatttcgtgaagtgcaccagtccctcctgcagcaaagcacccccataacatgatgctgctgcccccgtgcttcacggttgggatggtgttctacagcttgcaagcctctccctttctcctccaaacataacaatggtcattatggccaaacagttatatttttgtttcatcagaccagagggcatctCTCCaggaagtacgatctttgtccccatgtgcagttgcaaaccgtagtctgtcttttttttagggcggttttggagcagtggcttcttccctgccgagtggcctttcaggttatgtcgatataggactcgttttactgtagatatagatacttttgtacctgtttcctccagtatcttcacaaggtcctttgctgttgttctgggattgatttgcactttttgcaccaacgtacgttcatctctaggagacataacgcgtctccttcctgagcggtgtgacagctgcgtggtcccatggtgtttatacttgccaaaactatagtttgttaacaagatatttgtggagtggttgaaaaatgagttttaatgactccaacctgtaaacttccgacttcaactgtacacatgcATTTCAATTCAGGTCTGTCTCTGccatgtagaataaggaatcatCTTGGCTCTATCATGGCATTTCTATCTACAATGTTTAACAATATTTGGCTCCTGAATGTGTCTCTGCTCTTATTGGACAAGCTCATGTTAGCACCTCCCTGTTTCACTCTAATACAAAACTTGTATCTCTGCTGAACACAACCCAGTACAGTATGTTGGTGATAATAAATAAAGGGCCTATATTGTGAGACTTACTCAGAGTGGGTTGGTCACTCTCAGGCAGACGTCGCCTGATTGGTCCATAAGTTACTGTATGGGACATGGCAACATCTCTTCTCATCCGCCTGGAGCTATCCTCAACAGAACAGTTCTGTTACATGAAGGGACAAATGTTAAGGTACAACAAGCATTTGTATAGCTTAGTATTATCACAGCATTATTATCCTACCTACTTTTCCTTTTACATTTTCCAAAATGATCACATTTCTTTAATTAATACCAGTTGAAATAATAggactgtaaaaataaaaaaaggaaaacaATGTGTTTTCATTGTCTTTATTTGTGACAGCAGTAGGCCCTTGCTATATACTAGGGTTTGAACAAGCCAGTGAGCATCATCAGAATGAAGAAAGGGGGAGGGATCACTCACAGGCTGACAGACCCCAGGTGTGTTGTGACAGATCTGAACATTGCAGTGGAGAAACACATCCTTGTAAGAACTGCCCACGAACTTGAACATTTGTATCCTGAACATAGCCTCTGGCCCCTGTCCATTCTTCAGCACTGTCAGCGTCTGTTCGTTTGACAACACGGGgcagctgaaacacacacacgagagagaaagagagagaaagccagagagagaagagagagagagagcaggcagtgGATCGCATCAGTAGCAGAGGCAGCATGTGCAACCGTTGAATAAGatatcatacattttagaatgcgTTGGTTAATCAAATCCATTACAATCATTCCTGGTATGCTATACTAACATCTGAAACAAAACCCAGACAAAGAATATCCATTTGCTTGTTTACATTAAACATATGCCATGTAAGAGCAGAGCACTTTGTGACTGACATATCCATCTTTCATAATGGGAAAGTATTAGGATTATGGGAAAGACAAGGAAGATCCTTTTAAGTGTTTTCTTCTCAGATGTAGTAAACAGAAGTCCTTGTGCAAGTCTTTGCTGTGCTGTTGCTAACAGTACAACATATGTCCTGGTTGTCAAGGACATGCACAGTTGTTGATCTGGGTCCTAGATCACGTGACAGGTCTGAGGTTGTTGTGTTACCCCCAACTCTTAAGTCTAAGCATTTCAACAGCTCGTATTTCATATTTCAACAACGCCATTCCCAGAGGATTATGTGCTGGTGTCAAGTGTGGTTGATGTGTGACACTACAAAAATATACAggtcattcggaaagtattcagacccctagactttttccacattttgttacattacagccttattctaaaatgtattaaatatttttttccctcaaactacacacattacccaattttttttgcacatttatttatatatactttttaaatatcacatttgcataagcattcagaccctttactcagtactttgttgaaagaCCTTTGGCAGATTCTTgggtatttattttaattttacctttatttaactaggcaagtcagttatgaacaaatcattattttcaatgacggctgatgggagaaccttccagaaggaaggCACCTGAACTCTATTTCgagtcacatagcaaagggtctgaatacttatgtaaataaggtatctgttttttctaaaaacctgtttttgctttgtcattatggggtattctgcatagattgatgaggaaaacatttaatttaatcaattttagaataaggctgtaacgtaacaaaatgtggaaaaagataTGCCTCCATAACACATTTTTGAATTCTAATAAACAGAATGAAGAGCAATATGTGGTGACAGGGCTTATAAAACACAGTGATATAATGTTAAACTTTTCTTTCTTAAAATTTCTTTcttaaaaatgtatttctttcTTAAAACACCTGTCCTTAATGAAGGTGTACTGGATGTTGCTATACGGGTCGTTGGTTGGGGTAGCCCAGCATCTCTCCACACGCAGCAAAAGATGAGCCGgtatctaagagagagagagacaaaccggGACTGCAGTCAGTGACTAATTGACACCCCCCTACACACAAGTAGAGAGAGGTGTCTCCGGCCTACACTGCACTCAGTAAATATTTTGACCAAGTCAGCAGGTCAACAGATgtacagataaagagagagtaaACAACAGTGGGAACTAGGGTTTCTTGGAAGCCAAAGATGGAGCAACAGACAATCACATTGGATCAGGGCCAATATACTTGACATTGCCAGGGCCAAAGACTGGTCTTCAGCGCAACACTCACTAAAGGTGCTCATCTTTATCTAGCAAGAGAGAGAAATGTCTCAACCAAGGTAAGCTTACAGTTAATTGGGCCTATTCTAACATTCAAAAGCTGCACAGAAAGTTACACCACATTGGTTGGTACTTCAGTTAACTAGCCTAACTAAATATCTGCTGGTCATGATCAGCTCTGATTTCATATTGCAGCAACACCATTCCTAGAAGACTATGATGGTGTCACGTGTGCTTGCAATGACAATAAGAAAACAAATCAGCCTGGACTCAGACTAgaagtaacatagtaaatgtaaatccgggacactcaaattagtatgatatgttacgtttggtacggttacataagacagaaagtTACCACcatgctaacgttagccacaacatattgtaattcgtaacatcgTACgtattgtacgaattgcaatttgtaacatatgGATGatagacatccacaaattaatacataccatgcAAAACGCAACATGTCATACTAATTTGgtgtcctggatttacatttactatgtcacgtctacccctgagtccagatTGGGAAAAAATACAACAGATTTCAAACAGAATGAAATCATATGATGACCTTTACCATGAAAACTTTAACGTAGATGTTGTCTTCCAGTGTCAGTGAGGGAACAGTGGTCCACTTGTCCTCAAAGTCCTTGTCTTTATATAGCAACATGGACACAGAGAAGTTCCCATCTTCTGTGTTCAGAGTGATCATCCTGGACAGAATAGTAGAGATTGTACAGATGCAGTGCTTGAGTCACAGTTACAGGTCCAATTTGCATGAGTTACAGTTACAAGTCCAAAATTAGATTAGAAGTGATTGGATTAATGTATTCTACAAACTGCAAGCACTACATAGAACATAAAGCGACCTCttttacatcaaatcaaatcaaatgatattggtcaaatacacatatttagcagatgtaattgtgggtgtagctaaatgcttgtagATTAAGACTCTGTGAATAATGTTAATGAAAGTTTAAACCATGTATTGATGAACTCGTAACGAAAATCCATAACCCTTTTTAAAGGCCATAACTAGACATCTTACTTGACATCCACCCTGATCATGTTTTCCCCATTAGGTTGCTGGACCATGTAGTTTATTGGGTAGCGGCAGACAAACGTGATGTTTATGTAGTTCCTTGTGATGACATCCAAATCGTTGTTGCGTATAGTGTTAATGAACATAATGTGTGTATCATCCGATGCCTAGAAAGAGAAGTATGAATCGTTATTGTGGATAGGGCAACTTTGGAAGCAAGTCAACGAGTCACTTTGGAagtaaagtgcattcggaaagtattcagaccccttgactttttccacgttacagcctaattctaaataccccataatgacaaagtgaaaacaggtttttagaattttttgcatatattaaaaaagaaagaaagaaattgagctcagctgcatcctgtttccattgaccatccttgagatgttcctacaacttgattggagtccacgtgtggtaaattcaattgattggacatgattaggaaaggcacacacttctCTATGTAAGGTTCTACAGTTGACAGCATTacttctggaggaaacatggcacaaTTTCTATggggaagcatgggggtggcagcatcatgctgtggtgatgtttttcagcgtcagggactgggagactaatcagaatcgagggaaagctgaatggagcaaagtacagagagctccttgatgaaaacctgctccagagtgctcagaatCTCAGATTGGGgtaaagattcaccttccaacaggacaacaaccctaagcacacagccaagacaacgcaggagtagcttcgggacaagtctctgaatgtccttgagtggcccagccagagtccgggcatgaacctgatcgaacatctctggagagacctgaaaatagcagtgcagcgacactccccatccaacctgacagagcttgagagtatctgtagatagaaatgggagaaactccccaaatgcaggtgtgccaagcttgtagcatcatacccaagaagactcaaggctgtaatcactgtcaaaggtgcttcaacaaagtactgagtaactaACGGGTGTGAATATTTAAGTACAGTACCTTGCAAAAGTACTCATCCCCTTAGCGTTTCCCCTATTTTGTtgaattacaacctgtaatttaaattgatttttatttggatttcaagtaatggacaaacacaaaatagtccaaattggtgaagtgaaaaaaacaaCCTAAAAAACAAAGGAAAAGTGGTGCGTAAATATGTATTCGCCCcgttgctatgaagcccctaaataagatctggtgcaaccaattaccttcagaagttacataattagttgaataaagtccacctgtgtgcaatctaattgtcacatgatctcagcatacagttgaagtcggaagttgacatacatcttagccaaatacagtgccttgcgaaagtattcggcccccttgaactttgcgaccttttgccacatttcaggcttaaaacataaagatataaaactgtatttttttgtgaagaatcaacaacaagttggaaacaatcatgaagtggaacaacatttattggatatttcaaacttttttaacaaatcaaaaactgaaaaattgggcgtgcaaaattattcagcccccttaagttaatactttgtagcgccaccttttgctgcgattacagctgtaagtcgcttggggtatgtctctatcagttttgcacatcgagagactgaaattttttcccattcctccttgcaaaacagctcgagctcagtgaggttggatggagagcatttgtgaacagcagttttcagttctttccacagattctcgattggattcaggtctggactttgacttggccattctaacacctggatatgtttatttttgaaccattccattgtagattttgctttatgttttggatcattgtcttgttggaagacaaatctccgtcccagtctcaggtcttttgcagactccatcaggttttcttccagaatggtcctgtatttggctccatcaatcttcccatcaattttaaccatcttccctgtccctgctgaagaaaagcaggcccaaaccatgatgctgccaccaccatgtttgacagtgggtatggtgtgttcagggtgatgagctgtgttgcttttactccaaacataacgttttgcattgttgccaaaaagttcaattttggtttcatctgaccagagcaccttcttccacatgtttggtgtgtctcccaggtggcttgtggcaaactttaaacgacactttttatggatatctttaagaaatggctttcttcttgccactcttccataaaggccagatttgtgcaatatacaactgattgttgtcctatggacagagtctcccacctcagctgtagatctctgcagttcatccagagtgatcatgggcctcttggctgtatctctgatcagtcttctccttgtatgagctgaaagtttagagggacggccaggtcttggtagatttgcagtggtctgatactccttccatttcaatattatcgcttgcacagtgctacttgggatgtttaaagcttgggaaatatttttgtatccaaatccggctttaaacttcttcacaacagtatctcggacctgcctggtgtgttccttgttcttcatgatgctctctgcgcttttaacggacctctgagactatcacagtgcaggtgcattcatacggagacttgattacacacaggtggattgtatttatcatcattagtcatttaggtcaacattggatcattcagagatcctcactgatcttctggagagagtttgctgcactgaaagtaaaggggctgaataattttgcacgcccaatttttcagtttttgatttgttaaaaaagtttgaaatatccaataaatgtcgttccacttcatgagtgtcccacttgttgttgattcttcacagaaaaatacagttttatatctttatgtttgaagcctgaaatgtggcaaaaggtcgcaaagttcaagggggccgaatactttcgcaaggcactgtacatttaaactcagtttcacaattccatacatttaatcctagtaaaaattccctgtcttagggtcagttaggatcaccactttattttaagaatgtgaaatgtcaaaatattagttgagagaatgatttatttcagcttttatttctttcatcacattcctagagggtcagaagtttacatacactcaattattatttggtagcattgcctttaaatagtttaacttgggtcaaacgtttcaggtagccttccacaagatccccacaataagttgggtgaattttggcccattcctcctgacagaaatggtgtaactgagtcaggtttgtaggcctccttgctagcacactcgcacacgctttttcagttctgtccacaaattttctatatgaattgaggtcaggactttgtgatggcgactccaattccttgactttgttatccttaagccattttgccacaactttggaagtatgcttggggtcattgtccatttggaaaacccatttgcgaccaagctttaactgatgatgtcttgagatgttgcttcaatatatccacataattttccatcctcaagatgccatctattttgtgaagtgcaccagaccctcctgcagcagagcacccccacaacatgatgctgccacccccgagctccacggttgggatggtgtttttcggcttgcaagcctccccctttttcctccaaacataattatggccattatggccaaacagttctatttttgtttcatcagaccagaggacatttctccaaaaagtacaatctttgtaaccatgtgctgttgcaaaccgtagtctggcctttttataatggcagttttggagcagtggcttcttccttgctgagtggcctttcaggttatgttgatataggacttgttttactgtggatagcgGCACTGACTTTGAAGGTAAGGCTtgtaatacatccacaggtacacctccaattgactcaaatgatgtcaattagcctatcagaagcttctaacgacattacataattttctggaattttccaagctgtttaaaggcacagtcaacttagtgtatgtaaacttctgacccactggaattgtgatatagtgaattacaagtgaaataatctgtctgtaaacaacattacttgtgtcatgcacaaagtagatgacctaaccgacttgccaaaactataatttgttaacaagaaatttgtggagtcgttgaaaaatgagttttaatgactccaacctaagtgcgtgtaaacttctgacttcaactgtgtatacacctgttctgaaaggccccagattctgcaacaccactaagcaagggggcaccaccaagcaagtgcaccatgaagaccaaggagctctccaaacaggtcagggacaaagttgtggtaTAGTACTgatcagaagaaaaaaaagatcagaaactttgaacatcccacagagcaccattaaatccattattaaaaaatggaaagaatatggcaccacaacaaacctgccaagagagggccgcccaccaaaactcacggacctggcaaggagggcattaatcagagaggcaacaaagagaccaaagataaccctgaaggagctgcaaagctccacagctgagattggagtatctgtccataggaccactttaagccgtagacaccacagaactgggctttatggaagagtggccagaaaaaaaagccattgcttaaagacaaaaataagcaaatacgtttggtgttcgccaaaaggcatgtgggagactccccaaacatatggaagaaggtactctggtcagatgagccTAAAATTgtttggcgcaaacccaacacctctcatcaccccgagaacaccatccatcctgctgtgggtatgttttttttatcagcagggactgggaaactggtcagaatttaaggaatgatggatggcgctaaatacagggaaatatttgagggaaacctgtttcagtcttccagagatttgagactgggacagaggttcaccttccagcagggcattgaccccaagcatactgctaaagcaacactcgagtggtttaaggggaaacatttaaatgtcttggaatggcctagtcaaagcccagacctcaatccaattgagaatctatggtatgacttaaagattgctgtacaccagcggaacccatccaacttgaaggagctagagcagttttgccttgaagaatgggcaaaaatcccagtggctagatgtgcaaagcttatagagacatacccaaagagacttgcagctgtaattgctgcaaaaggcaaaaggtggctctactaagtattgactttagggggtggggtggggtggggggggggggggaatagttatgcacgctcaagttgttttttttgtgtcaataaaaaatattttgaatctTCAAAGTGGtcggcatgttgtgtaaatcaaattatacaaacaccccaaaaatctattttaattcaaggttataaggcaacaaaatgtgaaacatgccaaggggggtgaatactttcacaagccgcTGTaagtgtgatatttcagttttttatttgtaataaatttgcaaacatttcttaaaaacctgtttttgctttgtctttatggggtattgtgtgtagaattatGAGATGTTTTACATTGTTATACATTTCAGAATaaagctgtaaagtaacaaaatgtggaaaaagtaaagcaGTTTGAATAtttcccaaatgcactgtaactgCAGATTGATAACCATGAAAGGGTGAGCTAGCACACGCTACACGTCCCAAACCCTGTTACATTCACCAAAAGTTACCCCTCTTCAGCAAACTCTTTTCTTAATTTCCTGTGACATACTATCAAACATAAATATCAAATTGAGTAGCTGGCCAGCCCATGCAAGATTTGGTTCTGGGTTCCAAGATGACTCTTTCCCCAACCACAGCGCCTACGTACATTAGGCAGCAGCACTGTAATTTTCTGTCACTATAGAATGTGTGAGTAATACAATTCAAACGTTTAGTAGAAGACTACTGACGTAGGCAGAAACCATAAAGAGGGGTTGGATGAAAAGGTTGTGACTGGGTTGTGTCCGGATCCCCGTTGAGAGCAACTGGAGGACTGGTCCCATGGCCATTGAGAAGGATGAATTGCCCCTTGTCCCTACTGTCCAGTACTGTTTTATTACCCCAGGGTAAATACACAGGGCCTACTGTCTGACCCACAGAAGCTGCGTCTTAAAtagcagcctattccctacatagtgcactaacgTCTTCATTATTCTGTAGGAATAATGCTCTGTTCACTGACTTTGGGTTCTTATGAATGGTGAATTAACAAACTCATGCAATTTGACAGAGAGACCACAATGATTATGGCAATGGGTGACAAAATCTTCAAGTCCAATTTATTTTGGAGAGTCATTACATTCCCACTTGCTATTCTCTCCGGTCCTGTCTGTGGGGTTCAAGAGGTTTAAGAGGGTCTACTTCTACCTCTCAAGGTGAAAGGAGGAGTGTTTGCTAACTATGGCATTCCCTTCTTTTCCCAACAGTGTCTAATCCCAGAAGCAAAGCGGGCTTACTACTTTCACTAGGGCTGGTTTGCTGAAGCAAAAGCCTTGTAAAACCTCAGAGggtagagaaaggggggagagaccccccccccccccccacacacacacacacaaagctgtgTTAACCTTTTGCTTGCTTTACAAGAAATGCCTCTGTGCATTCTAAGCAAGTGTTTCAATGACACTCATGGTCTTGAGTACAGATTTATACCACGCCAAAGTTAAAATTGTCCTCGGAGCTGTGCTCCTGCCACCACTGTATGAGACGCGGCTGGGAGGTAGTAATAAAAGAGACGACTACAAAGTGGGCCAATGAATTATAGCCTGGCTATTCAGCAGGCCTGAAAACACGCTCATTTCCATGTCAATCCGGATCATTTTAGAGCTCCCACCCACTCCGCGCTGCTTTGAATAAAGTCCAGTGGCTCTTAGAAGGGCAAAGGAACAACACTCCCATTTTCTTTTAAATATAGGCTActtatccctcccctctctctttctctctgtctgggtctctccctcacgcttttttttttttacagattatGGGATCATTTCATTGCAGGAAACTGATAGCAGAGGCCCATGTACGTAACTTATAAAGGAAAAGAGGTGTTATTCATGCTAGTTATTATGAGCATTGCGTGTGTCCAAACTCCCATTGAGCTCCCccaattaaagggatacttcgggattttagcgcaatgactggaaggcTATCGGTATtatactagcatgctagcagatacccatagacttccagtcattgcgctaacgctagttagcgtTGGCTTGCGAACCTACCTCTAACTTCCTCCAtgctggacacagagacataaaaagtcCTTTTTCCTGGCACAAACCAGTGCAGAGAAGTTCTACAATACTACACCAGGCGTCAGGCCAGAGCTCAATACAACAGAGGTGCATCGTAAAATTAGATCATTTACTGTGATGGGGATTTTATGTGGCTGGTAAAAGAGATCCAAACTGTAGTTTGTCTCCATGTTACTGGTGCttatgtttttcttctttgtcAGGGTTGCTCTGAACGACAAAGGTTACTACTTTGTTTACTTTACGGATTTAAATCCTTCATAGTTGGCGTAGACAAGTGAATCTTAATCTCCCAAAGCAATTACCAGAGAATGGCAATGAAATTCCCCAAATATGAAAGGGCATTTCTAGGGGGGAAAAGCTCAAAGTCTTACCATGATTGTCCCACAGTCAGAGAGATTAGTCTTGATGCTGAAGACATAGTCATCTTCAATCTCAACACCACGGCACTCTGGGTCATTTAGGTGCAAATCCCAGACctaagaaagagaggaagggaccTCACTAGAGAGCTACGGTAGACCCACCTGACAGCCTTAATATTAAAATGTTGATTTGGTTCTTGATGTTGAAATGACTAGagaacacagcaacacagcacagcacacaggCAGTGATTTATTATATCAGACTTCACAGTGAGTTATTGGTAGGTAAGCTGTAATATAGAGAAATATTGATTCGGGTTGACACTGAACTTACATAAATGGGTGGCAATTTATTGAGGAAGAAGGCACTGGGAATGACCACCTCCATC
It encodes the following:
- the LOC139374181 gene encoding pancreatic secretory granule membrane major glycoprotein GP2-like; protein product: MVQQPNGENMIRVDVKMITLNTEDGNFSVSMLLYKDKDFEDKWTTVPSLTLEDNIYVKVFMIPAHLLLRVERCWATPTNDPYSNIQYTFIKDSCPVLSNEQTLTVLKNGQGPEAMFRIQMFKFVGSSYKDVFLHCNVQICHNTPGVCQPNCSVEDSSRRMRRDVAMSHTVTYGPIRRRLPESDQPTLNSGGVLSVETFVLGGLLVVLLLITGVFGRLWLRTRHSYPAQEAAQLTLSNIHHISEVAS